From the Streptococcus sanguinis genome, the window GCCCTCATGCAACTTTGGTCACAGCCGACTTTTTCATTTGTTGGTGGCGAGTCTAATCAACAAGCTCAACAGCGAGCCTTAGCTCTTCTTCAAGAACTGGAAAGCAAACATCAAAACAAAGAGATTATCATTAGCTCCCATGGTAACCTTATCTGCATTTTACTAAGCGCATTCGACTCCAGCATTGATTATAACTTCTGGCATAATCTTTCCATGCCAGATGTGCTAGTTTTAGATAAAACCGAAAGAATCACTCGTCTTCCCTAAAAGAAAATTCGACGGCCCTTGCTTCACCTAGTTCAATCGCAACATTCCCTACATCTTACCATTCCTCTGTGTTATAATAATAAAAACTGGAGGTGAAAGATGTTTCCAATTCGTATTACAACTCTTGTGACTGAAGAAGTTTATAAAAGATTTTCATGGGCTATTCTCATACGACGAAAAGGATTTGTATTATACATAATCATACTGATAATCGGGCTGTTCACCTACGTAATGCTCGGCCCATTAGAGGAAAAGATAATATCCATCATATTGGCTCTCCCTATTTTCGCCTCTATGTACTATTTTGGCATGAATTATCAGATAAAGAGAGCTTATCAAAAAAATCCTTTATTTCAGAACATGGAGGTCACTCTGATATTTGACAGAGAGGCTTTTATCGCAAGATATATACGCGGAGAATTTCACTATACCTATGATGATATTGTCAAAGTCATTATGACAAAGCAAGATTTTTATATCTTGATAGGAGAGAACACTGGTTTCGCAATTGAAAAAGAAAACTGTTCTCCCGAGGCTCTTGAGTTCTTGCTAGAACTTCACATTGAGCATATGTAAAAGAAAAAGCAGGCTAGACTGACAATAGAGCAGTTCTGGTCTGCTTTTTATTTTGTAAATAATTGCTTGATATCCATCAACTTCTCTATTTTGTGATTGATTTCTGGTCGGTAGTCACAGAAGTTAATGCTCTGGATGCCACTGTTGACTGCGACATCCACGTCCAGCGTCCGATCGCCGATATAGTAGGTTTCCTGCTTATCCAGGCCATATTTATCGAGCATATAGTCGACACCTTCTGGGTGGGGCTTGCGCTCAAAGCCGTTGGCTGTTGTGATGATTTCTATAAAATAATCATGAATTCCCAAGTCTTTCAGGATTTGATGGGCATTGAGTCCCTTGTGGGTATAGACAAACTGAGCAATGCCCTGCTCCTCAGCCCAGGCCAATATCTCTGAAGCTCCTTCCATCAGATGGACCTGAGCATTCTTTTCCTTTAGACTTGCTCCACGGAAGGCATTCATCTCAGCAGCGTCCAGCCCCTTCTCAGATGCCACTTCCTCCAAGAGCTTCTGGACAGAGTGCTTTAGGATATAGCTGTGAATACTCGCCCTGTCGAAGTCCAGACCATAGTGAGCGTAGGTTTCCTCAATCCCCGCCAAAATAGCATCGTAGGAGTCCAGCAAGGTGCCGTCTAAATCCCAAATAAACGCTTTTTTCATGTGATTTCCCTCATTTTTCTGTCAAATAAAACCTTTAAAAATAACCAGCGGAAGCCATTGTCCAAGAGCGTCCCAGCCCAGACCCCCGGCAGACCCAAGCCAAATGTCACACCCAGCAAATAACCTGTAACGATGCGAATCAGCCACATACCAATAGTCGTGGCATAAAAGGGCAGTCTAGCATTGCCCAGCCCCTGCCAGACAGCTGTGTAAATCACGGTTCCCACTGCCATGGGAGTTCCCAGCAGTGAGAATAGGATAACTAAAAGACTGGCTGTGATAGCTCCGCTATTATCCGTATAGAGCAAGGTCAGCGGCCGACCAAGGGCGAAAATCCCTAAAGCCACAGGCCACATGCAAGCAAAAGACAGCCAGAAGGTCCGCTGACGAATCAGACCGACCTCTTTCATATCTCCCTCACCTACCGCATGGCCTACCAACATGACAGTTGCTGTCGCAACCCCAAAGGCAGGCATATAATTAAACTGAGTCAGAACTTCACCGATGGCATTTCCCGCTACTGCGTCTGTCCCAAAGACGACCACAATGGCAATAATAACTACATCACCCGCCCGCATCATGAGCCGCTCTCCAGCAGCCGGCAGAGACAGGCGCAAAAGCTCGCCATCTAAGCCCCAGCTCCAGCGGATTGTGGACAAATCCAGCTCCCGCCAAAGAATCAACACACCCACCAAACGAGCCAGCACCGTTCCCAGCGCTACACCGACAATACCAAGCCGAAAGACGTAAATCCCCAGACCGGAAAAGAGGGCATTGAGGACATTAGTCAGAAGACTGACATACATGGGAAATCTAGGATTGCGCGTGACCCGCACTAGAGCCCCAAAGGAAGTCATCAAGCCAAGCAGAACAATAGTCCCGCCGACCAGAGCCAGATAAAGCCCCCCAGCTTCAGCCACTGCCTTTTCTGTCCCTAGAAGATCCAGCATCTGCCTGCCAAAGAGTAGAGAAATCAGCCCCAACAGAAGGCTCAGAAGCAGCGTCAGCTTGATAGCCTCAGCTGTATGATAGGCCAAACGCTCCTTGTCTCCTTGAGCCAGAGTCTTGGAGATGAGACTGGAAATAGCAGCCACCAGCGCGATAAAGATTGCCTGATAAATCGTAATGATGTTGCCGGCCACCGAGACACCAGAGATCGCAATCAACCCAAGACTGGCCACCAGATAGCTGTCGACCATTCCCATGAGCATCTGCAAAAAGTTCTCCGCCATAGCCGGCAAGGCGATATTCATGATTTTTTTATAGGTCGTCATAGAGAAAATTCTTCCTTTTAAGCATCAGCTACTTCACTTTCTTTCATTGGACATCCTAAGAAAAAATCAGCCAGATATCCAGCTGATTTTAGGCCTTCTAAGTAAACTTTACAATCCCAAATAATCCTCGACTGCTGCCTGCATTTGGTCTGCAGCGACCGTCGTTTTGTGGCGCACTGGGGCTGTTTCTAAGCCATCCACAGCTGGTGGCAAGGCTACGCCAGAAAGTTCGTGCAGTTGATCCAAAGCCTCAAAGTCACTGAGTCCTGTTTGGCCAGTCACAGCCTCAACAGCCACGACTGGGAATTTATAAGGACTAGCGGTAGACGCGATAACAGTCTTGCGCTGATCAGCTGTTTCTGCCAGATATTTTTGATAGACAGCAGACGCGACAGCCGTATGAGGGTCTTCGATGTAGTCAGATGCTTGATAGACCCGCTTGATTTCAGCAGCTGTTTCTTGCTCTGTCGCATAATCAGCCGCAAAGAGCTCTAAAATATCAGCGTCAAAGTCCGTCAGTTCATACTGTCCATGCTCATTCAGAGCCGCCATCAAGGCTGCTGTTTTCTCAGCGCTGTTACCAGATAGATGGAAAATCAAACGCTCTAAGTTAGAGGAAACTAAAATATCCATGGACGGACTAGACGTCACCTTGAAGCTCCGCTTCTTGTCATAAACCTGAGTCTTGAAGAAGTCTGTCAGGACATTGTTCTCATTTGATGCGCAAATCAGCTTGCCAACCGGCAGACCGATTTGCTTGGCATAGTAGGCCGCCAGGATATTACCAAAGTTCCCTGTCGGAACGGTAAAGTTGACCTTGTCTCCTGCTGTGATTTCTCCTGTCTTCACTAGCTGAGCATAAGCATAGACATAGTAGACAATCTGCGGCACCAAACGGCCGATATTCATGGAGTTAGCTGATGAGAACTGGAGTTTGTACTCCAAGAGACGAGCTCGTAGGTCTGTGTCGTTAAACATGTGTTTGACATTGGTCTGGGCATCGTCAAAGTTGCCATCAATAGCCACCACATGCGTATTGGCACCTGTCTGCGTCGTCATTTGCAGCTCTTGGACC encodes:
- the thrC gene encoding threonine synthase; the protein is MTLVYQSTRDEKNRVTASQAILQGLATDGGLFTPITYPQVDLDFAKLKDASYQEVAKLVLSAFLDDFSEAELDYCINHAYDSKFDDAAIAPLVKLDGQYNLELFHGATIAFKDMALSILPHLMTTAAKKHGLENKIVILTATSGDTGKAAMAGFADVPGTEIIVFYPKDGVSKVQELQMTTQTGANTHVVAIDGNFDDAQTNVKHMFNDTDLRARLLEYKLQFSSANSMNIGRLVPQIVYYVYAYAQLVKTGEITAGDKVNFTVPTGNFGNILAAYYAKQIGLPVGKLICASNENNVLTDFFKTQVYDKKRSFKVTSSPSMDILVSSNLERLIFHLSGNSAEKTAALMAALNEHGQYELTDFDADILELFAADYATEQETAAEIKRVYQASDYIEDPHTAVASAVYQKYLAETADQRKTVIASTASPYKFPVVAVEAVTGQTGLSDFEALDQLHELSGVALPPAVDGLETAPVRHKTTVAADQMQAAVEDYLGL
- a CDS encoding YcxB family protein, which gives rise to MFPIRITTLVTEEVYKRFSWAILIRRKGFVLYIIILIIGLFTYVMLGPLEEKIISIILALPIFASMYYFGMNYQIKRAYQKNPLFQNMEVTLIFDREAFIARYIRGEFHYTYDDIVKVIMTKQDFYILIGENTGFAIEKENCSPEALEFLLELHIEHM
- a CDS encoding MATE family efflux transporter, coding for MTTYKKIMNIALPAMAENFLQMLMGMVDSYLVASLGLIAISGVSVAGNIITIYQAIFIALVAAISSLISKTLAQGDKERLAYHTAEAIKLTLLLSLLLGLISLLFGRQMLDLLGTEKAVAEAGGLYLALVGGTIVLLGLMTSFGALVRVTRNPRFPMYVSLLTNVLNALFSGLGIYVFRLGIVGVALGTVLARLVGVLILWRELDLSTIRWSWGLDGELLRLSLPAAGERLMMRAGDVVIIAIVVVFGTDAVAGNAIGEVLTQFNYMPAFGVATATVMLVGHAVGEGDMKEVGLIRQRTFWLSFACMWPVALGIFALGRPLTLLYTDNSGAITASLLVILFSLLGTPMAVGTVIYTAVWQGLGNARLPFYATTIGMWLIRIVTGYLLGVTFGLGLPGVWAGTLLDNGFRWLFLKVLFDRKMREIT
- a CDS encoding HAD-IA family hydrolase — protein: MKKAFIWDLDGTLLDSYDAILAGIEETYAHYGLDFDRASIHSYILKHSVQKLLEEVASEKGLDAAEMNAFRGASLKEKNAQVHLMEGASEILAWAEEQGIAQFVYTHKGLNAHQILKDLGIHDYFIEIITTANGFERKPHPEGVDYMLDKYGLDKQETYYIGDRTLDVDVAVNSGIQSINFCDYRPEINHKIEKLMDIKQLFTK